In Deltaproteobacteria bacterium, the following proteins share a genomic window:
- the trpD gene encoding anthranilate phosphoribosyltransferase has translation MIKEAIARIVSGKDLTEKEMEGIMDQIMTGQATDAQIGAFITALRLKGETVEEITGAARTMRAKATRINLKNNLVNIDRDEINIEDETILDTCGTGGDGTKTFNVSTATAFVAAGAGVRVAKHGNRAVSSLCGSADVLENLGVNLNLTTTDVERCILEVGIGFLFAPLFHGAMKYAAKPRQEIGIRTIFNLLGPLTNPAGASAQVLGVYAPELTEKMALVLQRLGTKEAFVVCGEGTFDEISICGPTHIAHLKDGRVDTFIFSPEEVGFKRAVPEDIKGGNAAENAGIIRALLNGEPGAKREMVLLNAAAAFMAVGLDKTFSEGIKRAEESIDSGRAREKLEKLIAFTRQCAPFVRKNL, from the coding sequence ATGATCAAGGAGGCTATCGCCAGGATCGTCAGTGGGAAGGATCTGACGGAGAAAGAAATGGAAGGGATAATGGATCAAATCATGACCGGGCAGGCCACGGATGCCCAGATCGGGGCCTTTATCACGGCCTTGAGATTAAAGGGGGAAACCGTGGAGGAGATCACCGGGGCGGCCAGGACCATGAGGGCCAAGGCCACCCGGATCAATCTGAAGAATAACCTGGTCAATATCGATCGGGATGAAATCAACATTGAAGATGAAACCATTCTGGATACCTGCGGTACTGGCGGGGACGGCACAAAAACCTTCAATGTCTCCACGGCCACGGCCTTTGTGGCCGCCGGGGCGGGTGTCCGGGTGGCCAAGCACGGCAACCGGGCCGTTTCCAGTTTATGTGGAAGCGCCGATGTCCTGGAAAATCTGGGAGTCAATTTAAACCTGACCACCACTGACGTGGAAAGATGCATCCTGGAGGTTGGCATCGGATTTCTTTTTGCCCCCCTGTTTCACGGGGCCATGAAATATGCCGCCAAACCCCGGCAGGAGATAGGGATTCGAACCATCTTCAATCTGCTGGGGCCTCTGACCAATCCGGCCGGGGCCTCGGCCCAGGTCCTGGGGGTTTATGCCCCGGAGTTGACCGAAAAGATGGCCCTGGTCCTTCAACGCTTAGGGACCAAAGAGGCCTTTGTGGTTTGCGGAGAAGGGACCTTTGATGAAATCAGTATCTGCGGCCCCACCCATATCGCCCATCTCAAAGATGGCCGGGTAGACACTTTCATCTTTTCTCCTGAAGAGGTGGGGTTTAAGAGGGCCGTGCCGGAGGACATTAAAGGGGGAAACGCCGCTGAGAATGCCGGGATTATCCGGGCCCTCTTAAACGGGGAGCCGGGTGCCAAGCGGGAAATGGTCCTGCTCAATGCCGCTGCCGCCTTTATGGCCGTGGGTCTGGATAAAACATTTAGCGAGGGGATCAAGAGGGCCGAAGAGTCCATCGATTCC